AGCTTTACCACTGAACTTGAGTTGTGCTGGATTGGGGTTTTGCCCAATGCTGCGTGGTACATAACGCACTTTTTCACGACCTGCATTCACCTTTTCAGGGAAGACACCATCGGCTGGGTGAATTAAAGTAGTTTCTCCGCTGGGCAAAATCCGGTAAATTTTGTAGTCTGTGATTTTGAGTTTGCGGAGTTGACCACCTAAAGCGATGCCTTGTTCTTTGCGGGCTAAATACAACAGGTTTTCGCCTTTCCGAGCAGTAGCAGCACCACCTGTAGGTAATTCAAATACTTGCTCTTTCGGGCTAGTCCAAGTGATAGCGTACTTTTCTTCCACTTCCGCTTTTCTGAGCAAGCCACCAGTGCTGCCAGCAAATAGCGGGATTTGTCCAGAGAGTTTTTCTGTCATAGAGTCTGATTCTCTCAACGTTTTTAGGGAATCCTAACACCGCAACCACGATCATATTGCGATCGCGTTATAGACTGTAACAGTTTTTAGTCTTTTAGTCATTGGTCATTGGTCATTAGTCATTAGTCTTTTGTTAAAAACCAATCCCCAGTCCCCAGGAAGAGGCAGAGGGGCAGGGTGCGGGGGGCAAAGGAGAAAACTCAAACTCTTCTCCCTTGCTCCCTGCTCCCTTGCTTCTTCCCAACCCCCAATCCCCAATCCCTATCTACTCTTAACTTTTGTCCGCTTTTCCTCTTGGCTATTCTGAACAATCGGGATGGTGAAGTGAAACTGACTACCCTGGTCTTTGCCAGTTGACTCTGCCCAAATTTCCCCACCCCAGCCATTAACAATTTGACGGCAAATTGCTAAACCAAGTCCAGTGCCGCCAGTGGTGCGACGCAGTGCTCCCTCTTCTTGATAAAAGCGGTCAAAAACTATTTCTAAACGATTCGGTTCAATGCCGCGCCCAGTGTCAGCTACAGTTACCTCGACCATTTGACGGTTGTTGTAAATCGCTTTAATGGTGATTTCTCCTTGGGGTGGTGTAAATTTACAAGCATTGTCCATCAGTTTTGCCAGTACTTCTACTAGCCAATCACCATCAGCTCTAACCAGAGGTAGGTTTTCGGCAATTTGAGTTTTGATTTGGGGCGGCTTTTCCGTTGAGGAACGCGTGCGATTTCGGCTGAGTGATAAATCTATACACTCTTGTAAGCTGAGTGATTCTGGATGCCATTGCACTCGACCGCTTTCCAGGTTAGAAAGTGTGAGGAAATCTTGTACCAGTTTTCGCATCCGCTCGGAGTCGGAAAGAGCAGTGTTGAGCATGATCTGCTGCAACTCCAAGGGCATATCCGGCTCACTGGCGAGACTTTCTAGGCAAACTTGAATTGTAGATAGGGGGGTACGCAGTTCATGCCCAGTGATAGCTATAAGGTTGCTGCGGGTGCGGTCTAGGGCTTCTAGCTGCTGGTTAAGTTCTTCTAGGTTAGCGTAAGCTTCCGCTTGAATGAGAGCGGCTCCTACTTGGGTGGCGATCGCTTCTACCAAATCCAATTCCCCTGGTTGGCACTCGTGCGGTGGCATTCGGCAATAGTGTAACTCCACAATGCCCAATAATCGCCCTTGATAAAATACTGGTTCCATCAACCAAGAACGAATGGCAAACTTTTTGGCAATCATGGAAAGTCCTGGCGAATTGATAACGCGAGGATCGCTCAACGTATCGCTCACACAAACGCCTTCACCAAGTTCTACTATGTCTCGAAATAGGGAATTTTTCTCTAACTCCCAGGTTTGCCCACAAACAGATAAAGTACCAGGCGTCAAAAACTCGTGTTCAATTATGGCTTGACTATCTGCGGCTTGAGCGCGATAAATTAAACAGCGACAAGCTTCTAGGTGTTGCCCTAATTCTTGTGCCGCCACCTGGAGAACTTCGTGAGGATCGAGCGATCGCCGAATGGCAGTACTAATTGAGTTGACTAATCGCTCTTTTCGTGCTTGGGCAGCAATGGAACGATAGGCTTTGTGCAGTTTGTACTGACTCGCTTGCAAATAAGTTACTAAGCGCTGCACAAACGGGTCTGTATCAATGTCACAGGCATATTCATTGACCTGTTCTGCTCCAGAGTAGTTTCGTGGCTGCCCGATGCCAAACCTCTGACGTGCCTCCTCAATTTTACTTACTAGTTCTGGTCTGTAAACCAAAATCCTGTCTAAAAGCAATTCGGCGGCTTTCAGGCTAGCTCCCCTTTCCGATGTCCAAATTCCCTCAAATCTTCGCGCTGTGTCGATATCCAGATTAGGGCTTAGTTCTGGGAGTTGCTTCTTTTTAGCAGTAGAACCAAGGTTTTCCCGACAAACCAGACAAGTAGCGTAATTGTCAGCAATCACTACCAAATGCCACTCGTGACTTAAGCCATCCGTTGGCTCAAAAGCCACTTTTTCGTAGTGTTCCGAACTGTTGGTGAAATCCGTTTCTGGAGCAGATAATACGTATATTTGATTACTCCGCAAGGCAAGTCGCTGGTAGCGATGAGCTTCTTGGCGGTAGAATCGCTCTCGCTGAAAACTAGCAATTACAAGGGGTTGGGCTAAAGTCCCAGCCAAAACTTGATCTTCCATCGCGTGGGAGAGCGCCGTTAATGAAGCCTTAAAATATAGCTGGGGCCGCAAGTAGGGTAGGGACTTTAGCAGATCACTCAGCACAGAAGTCGAAATGCTCATGAATTATTGTTAAACGCTCAACCTCGATCAGATCCACGTCACAGCTGCATTGTACAAATTCCAAGGGACTCTCAAGTTAAATAGACAGTTGCAATATGTAAAGAACGCTAAAAAAGCGCTTTTCGCCAAAACAGTCGCAACACTTCGTTACCAACTAGGAGGAGTACACACAACTTAATTGGTTGATTGAGAATCTACTAGTCTGTCAAGGAGTCAGGAGGCAGAAGGGGGAGCCACCCACAAGGGGTGGGGCTTGAACCTTCCCCCAAAAATGTTAATCGCCCACAAGGGGTGGGGCTTGAAACCCTCTTGGCTTCGTCAAATTCATTTTGACGGTTAGAGAGACGCGATAAATCGCCGTCTCTACCGGGGATTTATCCATCAATTATTTATTGAAAGACTACTACTACGCCCAATATACATTCTTGACCAACTTTGCTATGTGCCTGCATAGGCAAAATCTTTCAGGAGCTATGATACTAAAATACTAATTATTGTATGGTTTTAAGGATAATTAATTGCATAGCCCACGACTAAGACGGGAAATTAGGGAGTGAGGAGTAGTATATGGCAATTATCGCTTGAGTAGAGGTACAAGAACCCCCATCCCCACAAACGAGGCTACGGTGTACACACAAATCAAATTACCCCCTCAATCCCCCCGATGCATTGGGGGGAAGCCGGAAATCCAGTTCCCTCCCCAATACATACGGGGAGGGTTAGAGTGGGGTAAAAACCAGATTCGTAAACTACTCCAGACTTGTGTGTACACCGTAGCGCAAACGAGGAGAGGGCTATGATGTACTTTATATGATTAGAAAACGCTATAGTTCAATTACTTGAAAAAGGCTGTAAAAGCAGGGTGAGAATAACTGACCGGACTTTCGTACCTTGTGTCTCTCCAGGATACGCTGTTATTTGTTTGCACTGTGTATCTCGACACAAATCTTTCTTTTTT
This Nostoc sp. C052 DNA region includes the following protein-coding sequences:
- a CDS encoding photosystem I reaction center subunit II PsaD, yielding MTEKLSGQIPLFAGSTGGLLRKAEVEEKYAITWTSPKEQVFELPTGGAATARKGENLLYLARKEQGIALGGQLRKLKITDYKIYRILPSGETTLIHPADGVFPEKVNAGREKVRYVPRSIGQNPNPAQLKFSGKATHDA
- a CDS encoding DICT sensory domain-containing protein yields the protein MSISTSVLSDLLKSLPYLRPQLYFKASLTALSHAMEDQVLAGTLAQPLVIASFQRERFYRQEAHRYQRLALRSNQIYVLSAPETDFTNSSEHYEKVAFEPTDGLSHEWHLVVIADNYATCLVCRENLGSTAKKKQLPELSPNLDIDTARRFEGIWTSERGASLKAAELLLDRILVYRPELVSKIEEARQRFGIGQPRNYSGAEQVNEYACDIDTDPFVQRLVTYLQASQYKLHKAYRSIAAQARKERLVNSISTAIRRSLDPHEVLQVAAQELGQHLEACRCLIYRAQAADSQAIIEHEFLTPGTLSVCGQTWELEKNSLFRDIVELGEGVCVSDTLSDPRVINSPGLSMIAKKFAIRSWLMEPVFYQGRLLGIVELHYCRMPPHECQPGELDLVEAIATQVGAALIQAEAYANLEELNQQLEALDRTRSNLIAITGHELRTPLSTIQVCLESLASEPDMPLELQQIMLNTALSDSERMRKLVQDFLTLSNLESGRVQWHPESLSLQECIDLSLSRNRTRSSTEKPPQIKTQIAENLPLVRADGDWLVEVLAKLMDNACKFTPPQGEITIKAIYNNRQMVEVTVADTGRGIEPNRLEIVFDRFYQEEGALRRTTGGTGLGLAICRQIVNGWGGEIWAESTGKDQGSQFHFTIPIVQNSQEEKRTKVKSR